The Acidobacteriota bacterium genome includes a region encoding these proteins:
- a CDS encoding beta-ketoacyl synthase N-terminal-like domain-containing protein, with protein MSAAEVVITAAGAIHPLGDSPQALHEAACAGRSGLAAITDFPTAGLPRDTAFPLQDYSPREHLGRGNLRALDRTSRLAATACQKALDAGGWEAGEGRKEVGLVLGTMFGSIRTISEFDRRCLEAGPQYVKPLDFANSVINAAAGQAAIWHGLPGINATLTGGPTAGLQAIGYGTDLIRRERAALALAGGAEELSFEALFGFARSGHLSDDPAGPRPFDEGRSGFVLGEGAALVMLEDAERAAERGAPTLATVLGQGNAFDPTRGRDEDSAVAAVARSIELALQEAELPAAAIDAVSAGASGLRLGDEREGLGLARALNGGARKVPVAAVKSQLGETLGASGALQTLLALEILRTGRVPGVHRLEKVPKSLETSGLDLSPDAQTTTVDRVLVTAAGLDGNHFALILGKVSS; from the coding sequence ATGAGCGCCGCCGAGGTCGTCATCACCGCCGCCGGGGCGATCCATCCGCTCGGAGATTCGCCGCAGGCACTCCACGAAGCCGCCTGCGCCGGCCGCTCCGGCCTGGCCGCGATCACCGACTTCCCCACCGCGGGCTTACCGCGGGACACGGCCTTTCCGCTGCAGGATTACTCGCCGCGGGAACACCTCGGCCGCGGCAACCTGCGCGCCCTGGACCGCACCTCGCGGCTGGCCGCCACGGCGTGCCAGAAAGCCCTTGACGCCGGCGGCTGGGAGGCCGGGGAAGGCAGGAAGGAGGTCGGGCTGGTGCTCGGCACCATGTTCGGCAGCATCCGCACCATCTCGGAGTTCGACCGCCGCTGCCTGGAGGCCGGACCGCAGTACGTCAAGCCCCTCGACTTCGCCAACAGCGTGATCAACGCCGCCGCCGGTCAGGCGGCCATCTGGCACGGCCTGCCGGGCATCAACGCCACCCTCACCGGCGGCCCCACGGCCGGCCTCCAGGCGATCGGCTACGGCACCGATCTCATCCGCCGCGAACGGGCCGCGTTGGCGTTGGCCGGCGGCGCCGAAGAGCTGTCCTTTGAGGCCCTCTTCGGTTTCGCCCGAAGCGGCCATCTGAGCGACGATCCGGCCGGACCCCGACCCTTCGACGAAGGCCGTTCCGGCTTCGTCCTCGGCGAGGGCGCCGCGCTGGTGATGCTGGAAGACGCCGAACGCGCCGCCGAACGCGGTGCGCCGACCCTGGCCACGGTGCTCGGCCAGGGCAACGCCTTCGACCCCACCCGCGGCCGCGACGAGGATTCCGCCGTGGCCGCCGTCGCGCGCTCCATCGAGCTGGCGCTCCAGGAAGCGGAGCTCCCGGCGGCGGCGATCGACGCCGTCAGCGCCGGCGCCAGCGGCCTCAGGTTAGGGGACGAACGTGAGGGGTTGGGCCTGGCCCGCGCCCTCAACGGCGGAGCCCGGAAAGTGCCGGTGGCCGCCGTCAAGTCGCAGCTCGGCGAGACCCTCGGCGCTTCCGGCGCTCTCCAGACCCTTCTCGCCCTGGAGATCCTGCGCACCGGCAGGGTACCGGGGGTCCACCGGCTGGAGAAAGTTCCGAAGTCCCTGGAAACCTCCGGCCTGGATTTGTCGCCCGATGCCCAAACGACGACGGTGGATCGGGTCCTCGTCACCGCCGCCGGCCTCGACGGCAATCACTTCGCCTTGATTCTCGGAAAGGTGTCGTCATGA
- a CDS encoding beta-ketoacyl-[acyl-carrier-protein] synthase family protein has protein sequence MEPIVITGIGVVSPVGIGHRSFWNSLLEGRSGIAPVESIDTSGYRVHNGGEVKDFRPQDHDVDPTWGRASQLAVAASRLALADADLTGAEGDPLRWGVAMGTTSGEPRVIEHFNAQFVNEKLADVGPELMTFYPSHVIAAHVAEALAFGGPNTMIPAACAAGNYAIGFACDALASGRADRMLAGGADAFSRMTYTGFARLGAVSPDVCRPFDRDRQGMIPGEGAAVLVLERQSSARQRGARIWAEVAGYGLSCDAHHMTAAHPAGDGAARAMTTALDDAGVRPEEVGYVSAHGTGTPTNDRLETLALYQAFGEGARRVPVSSVKSMLGHTMGAASAMEAAVCTLAVAENKVPPTINFEQPDPECDIDCVPNEAREVPVGVALNNASAFGGNNASVVFRRVAS, from the coding sequence ATGGAACCCATCGTTATCACCGGAATCGGTGTCGTTAGCCCGGTGGGAATAGGGCATCGCTCCTTCTGGAACAGCCTGTTGGAAGGACGCTCCGGCATAGCGCCCGTGGAGTCCATCGACACCTCTGGCTACCGTGTTCACAACGGCGGCGAGGTGAAGGACTTTCGCCCACAGGACCACGACGTCGATCCGACCTGGGGGCGCGCCTCGCAGCTCGCCGTCGCCGCTTCGCGCCTCGCCTTAGCGGATGCGGACCTGACGGGGGCCGAAGGCGATCCACTGCGCTGGGGAGTCGCCATGGGCACCACCTCCGGGGAGCCCAGGGTCATCGAGCACTTCAACGCGCAGTTCGTCAACGAAAAGCTGGCCGACGTCGGGCCGGAGTTGATGACCTTCTACCCCAGCCACGTGATTGCCGCTCACGTCGCCGAAGCGCTCGCCTTCGGCGGTCCCAACACTATGATCCCGGCCGCCTGCGCCGCCGGCAACTACGCCATCGGCTTCGCCTGCGACGCCCTCGCCAGCGGCCGGGCGGATCGCATGCTGGCCGGCGGTGCCGACGCCTTCTCGCGTATGACCTACACCGGATTCGCGCGCCTTGGAGCAGTTTCACCGGACGTCTGCCGGCCCTTCGACCGCGACCGCCAGGGGATGATTCCCGGCGAGGGGGCGGCAGTGCTGGTGTTGGAGCGGCAGTCCTCGGCCCGCCAGCGGGGGGCTCGCATCTGGGCGGAAGTCGCCGGCTACGGCCTGTCCTGCGACGCCCACCACATGACCGCCGCCCACCCCGCAGGCGACGGTGCCGCGAGGGCGATGACCACCGCCCTTGACGACGCCGGGGTGCGGCCGGAGGAAGTGGGCTATGTCAGCGCCCACGGCACCGGCACGCCGACCAACGATCGGCTGGAGACCTTGGCTCTCTACCAGGCCTTCGGCGAGGGTGCCCGGCGGGTGCCGGTGAGTTCCGTCAAGTCGATGCTCGGCCACACCATGGGTGCCGCCTCGGCGATGGAGGCCGCCGTCTGCACCCTGGCGGTGGCCGAGAACAAGGTGCCGCCGACGATCAATTTCGAGCAGCCGGACCCGGAGTGCGACATCGACTGCGTCCCCAACGAGGCGCGCGAAGTGCCGGTGGGGGTCGCCCTCAACAACGCCTCGGCCTTCGGCGGCAACAATGCCTCGGTGGTCTTTCGGCGGGTCGCGTCATGA
- the dacB gene encoding D-alanyl-D-alanine carboxypeptidase/D-alanyl-D-alanine-endopeptidase: MALTLIFGALLPLDAGAEEPDRFFRGVFIARSGASPTEGNADRRFAPASVQKVFLAAAALHHLGPEYRIDTAVFGTTAPREGVLVGDLVVRAAGDPSWAGRWHGGKGDAPLRALGKSLRQNGLLRVTGDLVVDLHRFPGRAMPAGRPLSESAYAFGAPTSALAVDENAVEVSIAPGAKVGDRGAFAGPPRLRLINEIQTVGAERHGRGTVDFLPDWGTPAIRARGEYPISEAAYTLKVATPDPEYQAAEALRTALAAEGIAMEGEIRLRHRPSGQEEVHLATLRSPPLARLLVPVLEDSHNWYAEMILRQIALAKIGEGRYDGGLTLLRDFLTDVVGVPAESFVVGDASGLSDANLITPRSVAAVLTWAVDQPWFSAFRDALARPGKGTLEAWRRPADLAAKTGTLRHTHALAGYRRPDSENPRVFVIFLDHQTEGRAAAWREMVRLLAR, translated from the coding sequence TTGGCTCTGACCTTGATTTTCGGTGCTCTGCTGCCTTTGGATGCAGGAGCCGAGGAACCGGACCGTTTCTTTCGAGGAGTCTTCATCGCTCGCTCGGGAGCGTCTCCGACTGAAGGCAACGCCGATCGCCGCTTTGCCCCAGCTTCCGTCCAGAAGGTCTTTCTCGCGGCAGCGGCGTTACACCACCTCGGACCGGAGTACCGGATCGACACGGCGGTCTTCGGCACCACCGCGCCCCGCGAAGGGGTGCTGGTCGGTGATCTGGTGGTGCGGGCGGCGGGTGATCCTTCTTGGGCCGGCCGCTGGCACGGTGGCAAGGGGGACGCTCCGCTGCGCGCCCTGGGCAAAAGCCTGCGGCAGAACGGACTCCTGCGAGTCACCGGAGACTTGGTCGTCGATCTTCACCGATTCCCCGGTCGCGCCATGCCGGCCGGTCGTCCGCTCTCCGAGAGCGCCTACGCCTTCGGCGCCCCCACCTCGGCCCTGGCGGTAGACGAAAACGCCGTCGAGGTCTCCATTGCGCCGGGGGCGAAGGTGGGGGATCGGGGCGCCTTCGCCGGGCCGCCCCGTCTGCGGCTCATCAACGAGATCCAGACCGTCGGAGCGGAACGCCACGGTCGCGGCACGGTGGATTTCCTGCCGGATTGGGGGACGCCCGCGATACGCGCCCGCGGCGAGTATCCGATTTCGGAGGCGGCCTACACCCTGAAGGTGGCCACTCCCGACCCGGAGTACCAGGCCGCCGAAGCTCTGCGGACAGCCCTCGCCGCCGAGGGGATCGCGATGGAAGGGGAGATCCGCCTGCGCCACCGACCGAGCGGCCAGGAGGAAGTCCATCTTGCCACCCTGCGCTCGCCACCCCTCGCGAGGTTGTTGGTGCCGGTATTGGAGGACAGCCACAACTGGTACGCGGAGATGATCCTGCGGCAGATCGCCCTGGCCAAGATCGGCGAGGGCCGCTACGATGGCGGTCTCACCCTGCTGCGCGACTTCCTGACGGACGTCGTCGGCGTGCCGGCGGAGAGTTTCGTGGTGGGCGATGCCTCGGGTCTTTCGGATGCCAACCTGATCACCCCCCGCAGTGTGGCGGCGGTGTTGACTTGGGCTGTCGATCAGCCCTGGTTTTCGGCCTTTCGCGACGCCCTGGCCCGGCCGGGAAAGGGCACCCTCGAAGCCTGGCGTCGCCCGGCGGACCTCGCCGCTAAGACCGGCACCCTGCGCCACACCCACGCCCTGGCCGGCTACCGTCGCCCGGACTCCGAGAATCCGCGGGTGTTCGTGATCTTCCTCGATCACCAAACCGAAGGCCGCGCCGCCGCCTGGCGGGAAATGGTGCGGCTTCTGGCGCGATGA
- a CDS encoding RNase H family protein has product MRLSCHRGRGRWVALVRDGGEERLVEGRRNGTTGNELEVLAGAELLAELPEAEPVTFFAPSDYLRLGASEWLAAWRRRGWRTAGGKAVKNQSAWQALSRQLAGRTVHWRESSEEPEVRKRLDQALRSSKGAETSQSGKKRGGR; this is encoded by the coding sequence TTGCGTCTCTCCTGCCACCGCGGACGGGGACGCTGGGTGGCTCTGGTGCGCGACGGCGGGGAAGAGCGCCTGGTCGAGGGACGACGCAACGGCACCACCGGCAACGAGCTGGAAGTGCTGGCCGGGGCGGAACTGCTCGCCGAGTTGCCGGAGGCCGAGCCGGTGACCTTCTTCGCCCCCTCCGACTACCTGCGTTTGGGGGCCAGCGAGTGGCTGGCCGCCTGGCGGCGCCGGGGCTGGCGGACGGCCGGCGGCAAGGCGGTCAAGAACCAGTCGGCCTGGCAGGCGTTGAGCCGTCAACTCGCCGGCCGCACCGTCCACTGGCGGGAATCCTCCGAGGAGCCGGAGGTGCGCAAGCGCCTGGACCAGGCCCTTCGGTCCTCGAAGGGCGCTGAGACGTCGCAGTCCGGCAAGAAGAGGGGAGGCCGATGA
- a CDS encoding HRDC domain-containing protein, translating into MNERTLMDDPARVSEIVAALRRAGSFALDLEFVSESRYIPELSLVQVGWGDPDSPAVAAIDPLAVDVEPVAQLLADPEVEKVLHAAQADLALLGQRFAVAGRNVFDTQIAAAYLGIGDQIGYGNLVQKVLGVTLDKGAQFTQWSRRPLDDEQIRYALDDVRYLPEIRRRLGEQLDARRRMAWVREESQRLAAANAERPKPEEIYRKIKGWDRMAPRSQGVVRVLAAWRERRALAGNKPPQWVLQDRVLLEIARRPPKKLADFERVRGIKEGFVRRHGRELLERVREGLAHPLEPSPRPPALSDEQKVQSSMVSAIVQAMSREAGVAPRFVASRDEVEALVRWWGSGDRELASAPELGILTGWRRQLAGQPVLDWLAGRTSIVAAADGIELRTVESPQGQR; encoded by the coding sequence ATGAACGAGCGAACACTGATGGACGATCCGGCGCGGGTTTCCGAAATCGTCGCAGCCCTGCGCCGGGCGGGAAGCTTCGCCCTCGACCTGGAGTTCGTTTCCGAGAGCCGCTACATCCCGGAGCTGTCGCTGGTGCAGGTGGGCTGGGGTGATCCCGATTCTCCGGCGGTGGCGGCCATCGATCCCCTCGCCGTCGATGTCGAGCCGGTGGCGCAACTGCTGGCCGATCCGGAGGTCGAAAAAGTGCTGCACGCGGCGCAGGCGGACCTCGCTCTCCTGGGCCAGCGCTTCGCGGTGGCCGGGCGGAACGTCTTCGATACCCAGATCGCCGCCGCCTACCTGGGGATAGGCGATCAAATCGGCTACGGCAACCTGGTGCAGAAAGTGCTCGGCGTCACCCTCGACAAGGGGGCTCAGTTCACCCAGTGGTCGCGGCGGCCCCTCGACGACGAACAGATCCGCTACGCCCTGGACGACGTGCGCTACCTGCCAGAGATCCGCCGCCGGTTAGGAGAACAGCTCGACGCGCGCCGACGAATGGCCTGGGTGCGGGAGGAATCTCAGCGGCTGGCGGCCGCCAACGCCGAGCGGCCGAAGCCGGAGGAGATCTATCGCAAGATCAAGGGATGGGACCGCATGGCGCCGCGCAGCCAAGGGGTGGTGCGGGTCCTCGCCGCCTGGCGCGAGCGCCGAGCCCTGGCCGGCAACAAACCGCCGCAGTGGGTGCTGCAGGACCGGGTGCTGCTGGAGATCGCCCGCCGGCCGCCGAAGAAACTGGCGGATTTCGAACGCGTTCGCGGCATCAAGGAAGGGTTCGTGCGACGCCACGGTCGGGAGTTGTTGGAGCGGGTGCGAGAGGGTCTCGCTCACCCGCTAGAACCCTCGCCCCGGCCGCCGGCCCTTTCCGATGAGCAGAAGGTCCAGAGTTCGATGGTTTCCGCCATCGTCCAGGCGATGAGCCGGGAGGCGGGGGTGGCGCCGCGCTTCGTCGCTTCGCGCGACGAGGTCGAAGCGCTGGTCCGCTGGTGGGGCAGCGGCGACCGTGAATTGGCGAGCGCGCCGGAGTTGGGCATCCTCACCGGCTGGCGGCGGCAGCTGGCCGGTCAGCCGGTGCTCGACTGGCTCGCCGGCCGTACCTCCATCGTCGCCGCCGCTGACGGCATCGAGCTGCGGACGGTGGAGTCCCCCCAAGGGCAGCGATGA
- a CDS encoding phosphopantetheine-binding protein, with product MKRDEIRSKIKEIIATVADLDADGIGDNAHLFDDLDLDSLSLLEIGVDMDYEFRLGAPDLDERIKGVQTIGQAVELVEALQAEKTQAEVA from the coding sequence ATGAAGCGTGACGAGATTCGCAGCAAGATCAAGGAAATCATCGCCACCGTTGCCGACCTGGACGCCGACGGAATCGGCGACAACGCGCATCTGTTCGACGATCTGGATCTAGATTCTCTCTCCCTCCTGGAGATCGGGGTGGACATGGACTACGAGTTCCGACTCGGCGCTCCGGACCTGGATGAGCGCATCAAGGGAGTCCAGACCATCGGCCAGGCGGTGGAGCTGGTCGAGGCGCTACAGGCCGAAAAGACCCAGGCCGAAGTCGCCTGA
- the speA gene encoding biosynthetic arginine decarboxylase, which produces MVSKVKGSRWTPADSSALYHIAGWGNDYFSVGAEGTVQVHPEGPGGPAVDLKALVDEVRERGIELPLLIRFSEIVKARVEELHFAFAAAIESYGYGGRYQGVYPIKVNQNRNLVQRLVEYGRPFHYGLEAGSKAELLAVMAMLDDRQALVICNGYKDEEYVETALLASKLGPKVVLVVEKRSELRLLQRVSERSGLRPCIGIRARLAARGSGYWQESGGEGSKFGLSARGLVEAVSFLRQAEMLDCFELLHFHIGSQISSIRSVKDALREASRLYANLSRMGAPLSYLDVGGGLGVDYDGSGSAEASSINYSLQEYANDVVFGVMDVCDGEGIAHPVLVSESGRAVVAHHAVLVVETLGVAETEAGEIPDHLPAGVEPPLRNLYDSLRDLSRSNLVETYHDALSYRDECLSLFSLGHMSLEHRGLAEDIFLRIGQRVLDLARADGDLPEDLRPLEGLVADTYFCNWSIFQSLPDAWAIGQVFPVMPIHRLDERPSRSGTLVDISCDSDGKIARFIDGREPKSLLDLHPTRSGEPYYLGVFLVGAYQEALGDLHNLFGDTNVVQVSIDPAGGYTIEGVEEGDSVSDVLGYLRYSRQELVARVRRAAELALRDGHLGRNDARQLLKVYEAGLAGYTYLEP; this is translated from the coding sequence ATGGTCAGCAAGGTGAAGGGCTCTCGGTGGACTCCCGCCGATTCGAGCGCGCTCTACCACATCGCGGGTTGGGGAAACGACTACTTCTCGGTCGGCGCCGAGGGCACGGTGCAGGTTCATCCGGAGGGGCCCGGCGGGCCGGCGGTGGACCTGAAGGCGCTGGTCGACGAGGTGCGCGAGCGCGGCATCGAGCTGCCGCTGCTGATCCGCTTCTCGGAAATCGTCAAGGCGCGGGTGGAGGAGCTGCACTTCGCCTTCGCGGCCGCCATCGAATCCTACGGCTACGGCGGTCGCTACCAAGGGGTGTATCCCATCAAGGTCAATCAGAACCGCAATCTGGTGCAGCGGCTAGTGGAGTACGGGCGGCCCTTCCACTACGGCCTGGAGGCTGGCTCGAAGGCGGAACTGCTGGCGGTGATGGCGATGCTCGACGACCGTCAGGCGCTGGTGATCTGCAACGGCTACAAGGACGAGGAGTACGTCGAGACAGCGCTCCTCGCCTCGAAGCTCGGGCCGAAGGTGGTGCTGGTGGTGGAGAAGCGGTCGGAGTTGCGACTCCTCCAGCGGGTCTCGGAGCGCAGCGGCCTGCGCCCCTGTATCGGCATCCGCGCCCGGTTGGCGGCGCGCGGCTCCGGCTACTGGCAGGAGTCCGGCGGCGAAGGTTCGAAGTTCGGGTTGAGTGCCCGCGGCCTGGTCGAGGCGGTGTCGTTTCTGCGACAGGCGGAGATGCTCGACTGCTTCGAACTGCTGCACTTCCATATCGGCTCTCAGATCTCGAGCATCCGGTCCGTCAAGGACGCGCTGCGGGAGGCCAGCCGGCTGTACGCCAACCTATCGCGCATGGGAGCGCCGCTCTCCTATCTCGACGTCGGCGGCGGCCTCGGGGTGGACTACGACGGCTCCGGCAGCGCCGAGGCCTCGTCGATCAACTACTCCCTCCAGGAGTACGCCAACGACGTGGTGTTTGGGGTGATGGACGTGTGCGATGGCGAGGGCATCGCCCATCCGGTGCTGGTGTCCGAGTCCGGCCGGGCGGTGGTGGCGCATCACGCGGTACTGGTGGTCGAGACCCTCGGAGTGGCGGAGACGGAAGCCGGCGAGATCCCCGACCATCTGCCGGCCGGCGTGGAGCCGCCGTTGCGCAATCTGTATGACAGCCTGCGGGATCTCAGCCGGTCGAATCTCGTCGAGACCTACCACGATGCCCTGTCCTACCGGGACGAGTGCCTGAGCTTGTTTTCCCTTGGCCACATGTCCCTCGAGCACCGTGGCCTGGCGGAGGACATTTTCCTGAGGATCGGCCAGCGAGTATTGGATCTGGCCCGGGCCGATGGAGACCTACCGGAGGACCTGCGTCCGCTGGAAGGTCTGGTGGCGGACACCTATTTCTGCAACTGGTCGATCTTCCAGTCGCTGCCCGATGCCTGGGCCATCGGCCAGGTCTTCCCGGTGATGCCGATTCACCGGCTGGACGAGCGGCCGAGCCGCTCCGGCACGCTGGTGGACATCTCCTGCGACTCCGACGGAAAGATCGCTCGCTTCATCGACGGCCGGGAACCGAAATCTCTGTTGGACCTCCACCCGACCCGATCCGGCGAGCCCTATTACCTCGGAGTGTTTCTGGTCGGCGCCTACCAGGAGGCGCTGGGAGACCTGCACAACCTGTTCGGCGACACCAACGTCGTGCAGGTGTCGATCGATCCGGCGGGCGGCTACACCATCGAGGGGGTCGAGGAAGGCGATTCGGTGAGTGACGTCCTCGGCTACCTCCGGTACAGTCGCCAGGAACTGGTGGCCCGGGTGCGCCGGGCGGCCGAACTCGCGCTGCGCGACGGGCACCTCGGCCGAAACGATGCCCGGCAACTTCTGAAGGTGTACGAGGCAGGACTCGCCGGCTACACCTATCTTGAACCCTGA
- a CDS encoding carotenoid oxygenase family protein has translation MIASPRAAAPALERMFDLPPSEADERLEVEGQALPEWLDGTCYFNGPARYRRGDLAYRHWLDGDGAVSSLRITRGERPRFRRRFVQSTKLRDEEAAGRALFRTFGTAFDGDRLRRGLGLESPVNVSVVPFAGHLLAFGEQGLPWALDPDTLETRGEHTFNGRLNAVSPLSAHPSIDPESGEMFNFGISYAARRPLVNLYRFTPDGELAGRRRIPLPYPCSMHDFGLSRRWATFYVNPHLLDVTGIIESGQCVMDSLSWQPDLGSRLLVVDRESGEIALDVALELPRACLHHIHSFEADGLLYVDLLELDEPVYGQYQPLPDLYRSVAPGRPVRWVVDPEKGAWIERRTLPYDAAPDFPAVDVRIVDGDYDDFWMLGISATGRSGRKFFDQLVHLRWSDESIDLWQAPAGRLLASEPIFAGQPGRPGRGLVVCHELDLGAGDASQGGGLSSSFLVFDAQNIAAGPITHLPLSTAIPACFHAGWAPA, from the coding sequence GTGATCGCCTCGCCACGGGCTGCGGCGCCCGCCCTCGAACGGATGTTCGATCTGCCGCCGTCCGAGGCCGACGAGCGGCTCGAGGTCGAGGGCCAGGCGCTCCCGGAATGGCTGGACGGCACCTGCTACTTCAACGGCCCGGCCCGCTACCGGCGCGGCGACCTCGCCTACCGCCACTGGCTCGACGGCGACGGCGCGGTCTCGAGCCTGCGAATCACCCGCGGCGAAAGGCCGCGCTTCCGGCGGCGTTTCGTCCAGAGCACCAAACTGCGCGACGAAGAGGCCGCCGGACGCGCCCTCTTTCGTACCTTTGGCACCGCCTTCGATGGCGATCGACTGCGCCGCGGCTTAGGGCTCGAGTCGCCGGTCAACGTCAGCGTGGTGCCCTTCGCCGGGCACCTCCTGGCCTTCGGCGAGCAGGGGCTGCCCTGGGCGCTCGACCCGGACACTCTGGAAACCCGCGGCGAGCACACCTTCAACGGCCGCCTCAACGCCGTCAGTCCGCTGTCGGCCCACCCGTCCATCGATCCGGAGAGCGGCGAGATGTTCAACTTCGGAATCTCCTACGCCGCCCGCCGGCCGCTGGTGAACCTCTACCGCTTCACTCCGGACGGCGAGCTGGCCGGCCGGCGACGGATTCCCCTACCGTACCCCTGCTCGATGCACGACTTCGGCCTCAGCCGGAGATGGGCGACCTTCTACGTCAATCCCCACCTGCTCGACGTGACGGGGATCATCGAGAGCGGCCAGTGCGTGATGGACTCCCTCTCCTGGCAGCCGGATCTCGGCAGCCGCCTGCTGGTGGTGGACCGCGAGAGCGGCGAGATCGCACTGGACGTGGCCCTGGAGCTCCCCCGAGCCTGCCTACACCACATCCACAGCTTCGAAGCGGACGGCCTGCTCTACGTCGACCTACTGGAACTGGACGAGCCGGTCTACGGCCAATACCAGCCGCTACCGGATCTCTACCGATCGGTGGCGCCGGGCCGACCGGTGCGCTGGGTGGTGGACCCCGAAAAGGGGGCATGGATCGAGCGGCGTACCCTGCCCTACGATGCGGCGCCGGACTTCCCGGCGGTCGACGTGCGCATCGTCGACGGTGACTACGATGACTTCTGGATGCTGGGAATCTCCGCCACCGGCCGCTCCGGCCGCAAGTTTTTCGATCAGCTCGTCCACCTTCGCTGGTCCGACGAGTCCATCGACCTGTGGCAGGCTCCCGCAGGCCGACTTCTCGCCTCGGAACCCATCTTCGCCGGCCAACCCGGCCGGCCGGGCCGCGGTCTGGTCGTCTGTCACGAACTGGATCTCGGGGCCGGCGACGCCTCACAGGGTGGCGGACTCTCCTCCAGTTTCCTGGTCTTCGACGCCCAGAACATCGCCGCCGGACCCATCACCCACCTGCCCCTGAGCACCGCCATCCCCGCCTGCTTCCACGCCGGCTGGGCACCAGCCTAG